The region ACTCAAGTGAGTATATTATAGACTTAATTATTGTTTTTATTTTTCAAACAATAGTTGTACCAATAGTTTTTCTTTTTATATTGTACTTTTTTATAAAATCTATTTTTAATATAAGAAGAACCTAGATTATAGGTCTATTGTATCTTATATAATAAAGTGAAGGTAACGCAAGTCCAAATCCAATACCCCCAAGAACAATAATTGTTTTTAAAGAGTTATCAATAAATAAGGCTATTAAATCGGGTGTAACTCCATGGGCATTCATAGTTATTAGATTTATTATTGCTGCAAAGGCTTGTTTCCCTGGCAATAAAGGGATAATTGAAGCAATAGTATAAACAGGTCTTGGAACTATATATTTTCTAGACCAATAAAGAGCAATCATTCCAACTAAAGTTGATGCAAAAAAAGTTGATAATTCTAAAGAAAAATTTAAATCAATAAAAAATTTTCTAGAACAATAAGCTATAGCTCCACCATAAGCACATTTTAGTAAAGTATCTTTGGGAACATTAAAAACCATCCCAAAACCAACTGCTGGAATGGCAGCAAAAATAGCACTTATTAAATAGCTAATTAGGATTTCCATATCTTACCAACCTTGTAGATTTAAAACTGTAAAGGCAAAAACTATACCAACAGATGTTGCAGCAGTTAGCATAACAGCTTGCATCCAACGCCCCCATCCCATAGCAAGGTAACCTTTTACAGCATCTAATACAGAGTTTACAAAAGGGAAACCAGGAGCTAGTAGTAATACACTTGATGATAGTACAATATCAGGGGTATTTGTTAAATTAAAAATTTGAGCAAGTGCAGCAATTAATGTGGCAACAAAAGCAGTAATACCAAAGGTTATAATTAAAACAAATTTTTTTCTTGCTAATTCTTGTCTAACAAACATTGCTACAGCAGAAGCTAGAAAAGTGGTTGCAAAACCTTGCCAGTCTGCACCATTTAAGTATGAAAAACAAGCACAAGAAAGACCAACCATAAATACAATTAGCCATCTGTTATAATAGTTTGGTTTTATCTCTTTCATAGTTTTTATTACATAATCAACATCAAGTTTCTCTTTTTCAACTTTATAACACATCTTTTGCACATCACAAACAATAGACATATTGATTGGTTTATGGTGGGCTCTTCTAGTTGTAGTAACTGATTGGGTTTGTTTATTGCTTAAAGTAGTTAAAACAATTGCTGAAGGGATTAATGAAACTTCAACAGAATCAACGCCTAAGGCATTTCCTAATCTTTGTGCAATAGTTTCTATAAGTCTACTTTCTGCGCCAAATTCAAGCATTAATACAGCAGCTTTTATGATTGTTCTTGTTACTTTTGTTTGTTGTTCGTAGGTTAATCTATTCATCTATTTTATAAAATTCTTTATTTTTAATATTTTTCCATTATCATCTGCTATGTAGAGATTTCCTTTTGTATCAAAAGCAATCCCCTCTTGAGCATATTTTTTAGATAATTTTTTTGTATCTATTATTTTTGATTTTTTAATATCATAACTAATAATTTTAGAGTTTTTATCACTTATCATATAAAGAGTATCTTTATAAAATGTTAGACCAGAGATATCTTTGATTTCTGGATTTATAATATCTATTATTTTTAATTTTTTTTCTTCTAGTTTATAATCAAGGATTACAATAACTGAAGAATCTTCTTTTGGAAACATTTTTTTAGATTGATTTGAAGCATAAAGTTTGTTTTTATAAAGAGCTAAACCCTCTATCCCATCTCCACCTTTTTTTAGGAGCTTTATTTTTTTATATTCTCTATCGATTTTTATTTTTTTTACAATATCAAAACTTTTTTTGTCTACAACTATTATGGAATCTTTTTTTTCATTTATTAAAAGAAGTAGGGCATTTTCTTCATCAACTTCAACAGCTTCTAAATCATATTTTCCAAGCTTTTTTTCTCTTAAAATCTTTCCTTTTGTTGTAAGTTCATAAAGAGTTCCTTCATCATTTACTACAAAAAGAGAATCGGAAATATTACTATAGCAAATCCCAGAAGCTTCTGGAATATTAGCAATTACTTTTTCTTTTGCAAACAGATTTTGCATAAATAGTAGTGGTAGAAAAAGGGCGATTATACTTTTTATCATGTTATCTCTTTTTTTAAAGGTATTGATATAGTAAATAATGCACCAGTACACTTAATATCTTTAAAAATATATGAACTATTTACTACTTGTAATGAACCATTTAGGTGTTTAGTTACAATCTCATTTGACATATATAAACCTATACCTGTACCTTGGGATTTGTGTTTTGTTGTAAAATATGGTTCAAAAATTTTATCAAGTATTTTTTCAGGAATTCCACCTGCATTATCTTTTACTTTTATATGTAAATAGTTATCTCTTTTTATTGTTGATATAAATATGAATTTTTTCTCTAATTGCTTTGAATTTAATGCATCAACTGCATTATTAAAAATATTTAAAAGTATTTGTATAAGTTCACTCTCAATTGTTTCTATCTCTATTGTTTTAAGCTCTTTAACTACTTCAATATTCCATTTCTTAATTCTTGAACTAACAAGAGATAAGGATTTTTCAATAGTTGAATTAATAGAGAAAATCTCTTTTTCTTTTTTAGAGTTAAAAAAGTTTCTAAAATCATCAATTGTTTTTGAAAGGTATTGAGAGTGCTCATTTATAGATTTTACATTACTATAAAGCATCTCTTCAGAGATTTCATTTCCCATTTCTAATTGTATTTGTAAACCAGTTGAAGCAGTTGAAATAACTGATAAAGGTTGTCTCCATTGGTGTGCGATATTTTCTAACATCTCCCCTAAGGCAGCCATTTTTGATTGTTGAGCTAACATTGAATCTTTTTCTCTTTTTTGAAACTCTAAATCTTTTATTTTTGTTAAAT is a window of Halarcobacter sp. DNA encoding:
- a CDS encoding threonine/serine exporter family protein, which translates into the protein MNRLTYEQQTKVTRTIIKAAVLMLEFGAESRLIETIAQRLGNALGVDSVEVSLIPSAIVLTTLSNKQTQSVTTTRRAHHKPINMSIVCDVQKMCYKVEKEKLDVDYVIKTMKEIKPNYYNRWLIVFMVGLSCACFSYLNGADWQGFATTFLASAVAMFVRQELARKKFVLIITFGITAFVATLIAALAQIFNLTNTPDIVLSSSVLLLAPGFPFVNSVLDAVKGYLAMGWGRWMQAVMLTAATSVGIVFAFTVLNLQGW
- a CDS encoding SdiA-regulated domain-containing protein codes for the protein MIKSIIALFLPLLFMQNLFAKEKVIANIPEASGICYSNISDSLFVVNDEGTLYELTTKGKILREKKLGKYDLEAVEVDEENALLLLINEKKDSIIVVDKKSFDIVKKIKIDREYKKIKLLKKGGDGIEGLALYKNKLYASNQSKKMFPKEDSSVIVILDYKLEEKKLKIIDIINPEIKDISGLTFYKDTLYMISDKNSKIISYDIKKSKIIDTKKLSKKYAQEGIAFDTKGNLYIADDNGKILKIKNFIK
- a CDS encoding threonine/serine exporter family protein, with the protein product MEILISYLISAIFAAIPAVGFGMVFNVPKDTLLKCAYGGAIAYCSRKFFIDLNFSLELSTFFASTLVGMIALYWSRKYIVPRPVYTIASIIPLLPGKQAFAAIINLITMNAHGVTPDLIALFIDNSLKTIIVLGGIGFGLALPSLYYIRYNRPII